In Silurus meridionalis isolate SWU-2019-XX chromosome 19, ASM1480568v1, whole genome shotgun sequence, the DNA window atgctgaactgtacgTTTGTGATAAGTACACACCACCAAGCGGCAAACAGGTTTAAAATGGAGCAcgcgctctaccctgattggtggcttgctgcgtgcttgaTCGGTTATGTTTtcatccactcataaataaaaaagttttgattaaatatttgactttgaaatctagtgaagttaaagtaaaagttttcccAAATGAAAAgtacagaaagaagaaaatgctacttaagtacaatgaTGCCACCACTGTATACAGCTGGCACTACTGCAGTTTTTTTAACGAAAATAGTGCATATATTCTGACCAATTAAAGTCGAGTTCTTTAGCCACACTGtagtataaatagtgtatgatCTAACCATCCTTTCTAATCTTTTTTCAGAAATTGCCTTACAGCAAGTGTCCATGTACTTCAGATCGGACCTCATATGGGAAGTGGTTGAGCCCTTAAAAGACATGGGTAAGTCAGATCAAATTAACTATTAATGCTGACACTGTAGGGGACAGGaaaagccaagaaaaaaaaaatccatgttcATGGAGATCAGGAGGCGTTGATAAGCAGAATTGAGCTGCATTTCCAGTAAGATAGCTTCCGAGGGGTTTGTTTTGGCTTTGTTTCTGCggttgtaaaaaaagaaagaaagaaaatagctTTGTTTAAagcctttaaatgttttgttttaataccACAAATTTCCATACACATTTctgagcacttttttttaaaagaggttGAACTTGGCAGATTCAGGCCACGGCACCAGAACACTGAGGGTGAGCTGGCATAGAAATTAGCACTTTCCTTTTACTATTGCAGAAGAATATTCAGCATATTGGGCTGTGCTGTGGATTTCTTCCTTCTGCAAatggatattattattattgccatTTTCAATGCAGATGGATGCAAagtacactgtatggacaaatgtGTGTGGACAAAAGACCAAAAGACTTGCAttttgaacaccccattccacatttgcagttataataacctctccTCTTCAAGAGAGATGTTCTATTAGatattggagtgtgcttgtggagatttctggcATTAGTAAAATCACGCAATGATGTAGAGCGAAGAAGCCTAGGGTGCAGCAAATGTTCCAATTaatcctgaaggtgttcagtgcagatgaggtcagagctctatagcaggccattcaagatccttccactccaacccatgtaaatcatatcttcatggagctggctttgtgcagtcaagctgaaacaggtttgggtctcctagattcAGTAAAGGAAAACttaaatgctactgcatccaaagacatcatgtaCAATtctgtgccttcagctttgggGCAACAGGAAGAACTACATAGTGTATGgtttgaaaagtcaggtgttccaatacttttagtATGTAGTGCAGCTATCAAAGCAAactgtaaaagagaaaaacatcaCCACTGGCTGCTTCTAATACGTGTACCCTTATTATGCTATTTGTGATCCCGTTGTATATTTTTATCTCATCGTGTTTTGTTATCCAGCCTgttaaaaatacagtacaggGAAATGTCATATTCgctaaaatgcaaaaaaaaaccaaataaacacacaaattcaaaaattcatattttcacaatCGCTCGCATTTTCTCTTTTGCTTTAAATCTTCTATTATCCCCCATATCATCTTGGAACTTTTCTTTTTGTCCACAAGTGACCCAGCGTTCCACAAGTCATATTCAAATTGAGACCTGGAGCAACTGATTAAAAACACACTGAAGAGATTATAAGTATAAACCTGAGTTGTAACCTAATCTGGAaccattatttcatttatttgaaaaacGAAGACAAGGCAAGCCTATATTTGCTGACATTTCAGAAGTGGTTTACAGTTTTGAAGCAAAAGAGTGGAATTTGAGCCGCGTCAGCGACGCCTTGTATTTTTAACTCCAgatcaatgtatttttttattttatttctattttcaatATTGTGGCTTTTCAATTATCTGAAGTATACATTGTCGCATATATGTGTATTTGAAGGTCTGTTTTTGGCTGGCCTAcatgcataaaatatttttttttatataagtctTAATGTGAATTATTGTGGTTGTGCAAAAAGTCAAATGATAAAAACCTTTAAGTGAATTGGTCTTGCTGTGAGCTTAAAACCCCACTGACAATTTGAGTTACTTGTGACCGTGTTATTGCATCATAAAGTGTCAGAGCCAATCATGGGCAACATGTCAAACAGGGGAAAAAGCAGGATGATGAATATGGGGTTGGATGTATTTCTAATTAGCATATCCTTGAACTCCGGCTTCATGGTGGCTCTCGTTCATGATATTGTTTAAACATGAATTTGTCTGTTGTGCTTGCTCATTATAGACCAAATTGAGAAACCATTAAAAGTAACAAACTGGTGCACTTTTTTGGTAGGATGGAGATTGCGAAAGCGGTACTTCTTGGTTAAAAACAAGGAGCAGCCTAAGGAGCGACAAGTATTGAGTTGGGTGAGTTTCGTTTTTAGctagattgtaaaaaaaaaaaaaacacgtgcacaaacacacactcttcttATTCATCATCTCAGATCCATGAATATGTGTACAAATCACTTTGTTCATCTAAACTGACCAAATACTCTGCAGCTCCTTCATAGAAATAAGACCCgtattacacattttttttctgatgtacTGTTTCTCCCTCTAAAATTCAGGTCGATTTCGGCCCTGATAAGTTCTTATCAGATAAAGATCTGCAGTCCATGATGAAGCTGATTCCGTCCCTGTCTGTAAGTCTTCAAGTTTAAGTCAAGTATCCCACTGATACTGAACTAGAACATTCGTTTGATTCCTGTGAATGAATCCGGAGCTTCCCACAGATGTGTTCAGCCAGGGAACCGTTAGACACTGATAGTTTCAGTTTGGCCTCTTGCGCAATGGATTTCCGGAATGCACAAGATTGCGTAGGCATGTGGACATAGTCAAGTCTCCGATTTTGTGACTGGTTTGTGAAAAGCCAAACTCATCATAATAGCAGTGTGGTAAATTCCTTTGGGATGACGGGATTGACGCACAACTCATTCTACGAATTTGATATACCAAGCAGcatagttttattttcatttttatttatttttttactggaatTACATTTGGGTGAATTACTGAGCTAGAATTTGGTAATGCTTGTGTAAGTTTTACTCTCACTAATCACAAGGCTGCTGTGACGTCTccctttgacctgttttttcCATCTGGCCAATTTATAGACTAAAGCTTACTAGAAAAGTGAGTGTTGACCGATTTCACTTCTCCATTATTGTTCTGATTGGAAGGAGTATTGGGGTAGAGTGATGTCATAGCATACTTATTAGAACATTAAACTATGCTCGGAAAGAAAACGAGCCTGATCTGCGAATTGAGctttgccatttttttattctaaatgacGTTGGTCGAGTACATTTTGAATTATATCAGCACAGTATTCTTCAATTCTCTAGAAGGTATTCATATTGATTTCTGTAACTGCAGCTCGAACTATGAATGCAGTGCTGGGAGTAATTCAGataacaggtttatattaatgcacacattatcattttatattaataaatgatttacataTGATCTTAAGACTTAGATATGAGCCTTCAGTGTCAGTGCTGCAGGTTTTTTCGCCTTGGCTCTTCAGGACAGATTatgttgtacatttttattttcttaatagcATGATAAaccgctttaaaaaaaaaattgagagaaCAAATCAGCTAGAATGTGTTTCAACAGGAACTCCTtcatgttccacaacattaaatgccACTATAATCGAATACATCTTCTGACATCATTCATTAATGGATAAAATACAGTCCAcataaagaggaataaaacatttcaggataAATTGTAACTGGAAAATGAATCATTATAGGGTGGTAACAGTCCTCATCTGTTCATCATATTCTGCCATGTTTTATTCTTCAATagtacattaacatttaatgaGACTTTAATGTTTTGTGGTCATCCGTAGCATCATTTAGAACATTCACCATTTTTCACTGCTGAAAGGTTTATTGCTTTTGAGCTGATTTATTGAAAATCCCGGATACTATCGTTGTAGCTATAGATATACCACCGCTATCTTTCTCCTAAAAAATGTTCTGGATAAGCGTATACTTATTATTGCGACAATTCATTCCTCTCTCCGCAGTTTTTAGTCCGTTTGATCATGTGACCGAATGAGTATGTATTACCCCTTTTTTCTGCCGACAGAGAGAATGATTTAAGGACATTTTTAATTGTGTGCACTTTTGAGCAATACAGACTTCTTTTTCAGAATCAGTTTTGTAACAGttctctttcactgtctcaAAGAGGCAGAAAGAGGCGTGGCATCAGTCTTAGAAAGGAAGGCATGGACTCTCTGCATGTCAGGCTTGATAAACCTTCTATACCTTTCAGTGAAGAAGGCATGGAGGATGTGGCCTTTCGTTGGCAGTATTAGTGAAGGACGCATGGTAAGGCTGTGGCacttgtgtctgtttatatcaGCTAAGGAAATATAGCCTTGGTGGAAGAAGGCAAGGAATCTCTCATTCACAGGGATGAATTTGAGGCCTCTTTTTCTCTGAATCTGTAGTAACAATGAAGGAATGTGGCCTCTGTCAATCTCACTGAAGGAGATTTAGCCTCTGCTGATCTCAAGATTAGAGGCGTGGTATCTGCTgatctcagtgaaggaggtgtggtctctgctGAATgatctcagtgaaggaggtgtggtctctgctGAATgatctcagtgaaggaggtgtggtctctgctGATCTCAGTGAATGAGGTGTGGTCTCTGCTgatctcagtgaaggaggtgtggtctctgctgatctcagtgaaggaggtgtggtctctgctGATCtttgtgaaggaggtgtggtctctgttgATCTCAAGAaaagaggtgtggtctctgcTGACTgatctcagtgaaggaggtgtggtctctgctAAATGAtattagtgaaggaggtgtggtctctgctgatctcagtgaaggaggtgtggtctctgctGATCTttgtaaaggaggtgtggtctctgttgatctcagtgaaggaggtgtggtctctgctGATCtctgtgaaggaggtgtggtctctgctGATCTCTattaaggaggtgtggtctctgctGATCTCTATGaaagaggtgtggtctctgcTGATCtcagtgaaagaggtgtggtctctgtgcaggtcagtctcagtgaagcaGGTGTGGCTTCTGCTATTATGAGTAAAATTAGTGTGGTCTCTTACAGTTTCattgaaggaggcatggcctcaTTGCCTGTACTTTGTCACATCTTTAACTCAATAATGATATTGACTCCTTTCAGTAAGAGTATACAACCATATAATTTACCCTATTTTACATAGTATTAGTGAACATCAAGTAATAAGCCAATAGGCTGTGTGTAATTAATGCTCTTGCTGTCTTTTTGGATTTGTAGCACCCATACATCTGTCCAGTCACCTATGGTTCTACAATCGAGTCCTCAGCAGTAGTAATCagaatatttaatgaaaaaggCACACTTAGGGATCATATTTGCAAGGTATGTATTATTAGAATGGATCTAAAATGGATTTATTGTTATCAGGATGTTTTTAAGCTCCTGTTGGTTTCTTTGTTTCTAAGCTTTAATTACTATCTAATGTCTCATGTGCTGATATTTTAGGTAAAGCCAAAAGAAGCATTCCTGAAGAAGTACTGCAACCCCAAAAAGATCCAGGGTCTGGAGCTCCTGCAGATCAGGATGTATGGGAGGCAGATTCTGGAGGTTAGGTCTGATGGAATTTTTGCCTCATAATTTAATCAAAGGGTCTGTAAAAAGGGATTTACAGTCTAAATAAAATAGTGGAACAGTGGTAGTAACAGTAAAATCTTAATAGATCTATCATGCCTGTGGTAAGTCTCAGTAAATCGTGTGGTTGTGTCTTCATATAGTACATCAGCTAGATACATTTGCTAACAAGCTAACTTAATGTTAAGCTTGCTAGTTCAGGCATAGACCATTATCTTGGTTATAAACGTTTTTTCCAAAATTAGCAGAGCAAAAAATCACCGTTGCCCCACCATTCCTGCTTATTAGTACAGGGGAATATTTTAACTTACTGACAAAGATGCATTagttgtggggttttttgttgttattccCCTACTTTCAACAATAAGTTCTGTGACACCTGTTTGTTGTGAAACCTGCAGGGATTACTACCCATCACGTCATATTTGAATAACATGCCAGATATGGTCTTAAACTTAATGGCTTATTTGGTTTGGAAACTTTTTTACATCTGAGGAGATAAGGTTTCCTTTGAGAATGTGGAATTTTTGGGGAACTGGAACTGTTAATAGTCTAAATATGTATACCACAGGCCAACCACAAGCCAAGAGATACGATAACACTGCAACTGGGTTACATTAACAATAAAAAGCATTACTTATAGGCTAACCAAATGTGCTGTGGGTCCATCTTTTCACCAAAACACAGCAAGTTAGATCAGATAAAAACAGTTGGAATTTGGTAAATATGCatcatttattagatatttcttttgttttaagaTATCTTCTGTTGTCTACAAGAATATTTTACTTCAGTATCTTAATAATGCAACTTTCGTTAGATCCCAAATAAATGAAGTCATGATTTTGAGATGATCGAACGTAAAACCAGTAACAAGAAAGGGTCATTTGTAATTGCCTGAGTGAGAACAATCCTGTTTGTTAATTTCTGTCATTCCTGTAATTCACTGTAACTCTTTTTAGGTATATTTTCCCTCTTGTTTGATTGTCTTCCCTTCTCCGTCTTGATTTAGGCTTTGAAATTCCTCCATGATAAAGGTTTTCCTTACGGGCATCTCCATGCTTCGAATGTTCTAATTGAAGACAGCACATGCAAACTGCTGGACATCGAAAACTCCATCCTGGGACTTCCGTCTTACTACCGGCCTTACGTCACCCAGTTCAGGAAAATTAACGTAAGAACTTGCATGCGGTTACACAAACTAAACTAATTTTTGTCATCAGTGTtgtatttttgtgaatttttgttTGGGGtattaatggtttttttttattaaaattttgtatataaatacatttaaatgtataggtccaaaaaacatttgtacagtGTTTTGCTGCTATTAAAATTTTTTCCAAATGTACTAAGGCAGGTCTCTTAAAGTAAAcaagtaatatttttatttttatttattattttttttatttctgaaatcgCATATCAAGAATATCGATgtaaactaaacccatttactGCATTAatagccatattacatcaaaatacaaatacagtgtgttaaaaaaaatccctctgTGGTGTCAGAGTAGGTTATGATAAAATATTCGTATAATGAAACTCATTGTTAttctcactcatttatttaagtattaaatCTTGCACAGTATCGTGATGTGGTTTTCTTCTCCACCGGCAGCTTTAAAAACGTGCTCCTCTACCTGCACTGCGGACTTctttctgtatataaataaaaaatataaaaatcaatttgaaaaaacttttaaaaaaaaaacggtaaCCACActgttcagtgtgttttttttgtttgttttttttttttgaacggAGGTTTTAGTTTGAAACGATTCCGAACCTTCCGAAACTTTTCTTTGACCTGAATCCTCTCCTCGcccctcactgttttctccccgttcctcGATTTTTCATTCTGCTGCATCTCCTGCGTTACCTGTcgagagcgctccagagtttagctggtggtgcatcagtaataatattCCGTGGGAAACACTGTGCTCcgtgtttagttaaatggatTAAACGAAGTATCgagggaaattttttttatttttttagttactcgaggaatcgttgcAGCCCAACTTGAAAGAAACTCTGGCAAATTATGGAAGCACGGAAATGActtttatatacactacatagacaaaagtttgtggacatttgaccataagattcttgtgtgcattttttaaacatccaattctacatttagtcccgatttgtggttataatatcctcttctgggaagatgtttgtcTAGATTTAGAAGTGTGCTTGTtaagatttgtggtcattcagccttaagggtgttagtaaagtccggtactgatgtaggttgagaagacctggggtgcagtcaacattccagTGCATACCAACTGTGTTTAGTAGGGTTCAGGttagagctctattgcaggccatTCAAGGTTTTTTACTGCAACCCAGATAAACCATATGCATGGAGCTCTCGTTGTGCACAgaagcactgtcatgctggaacaggttggatctcctagttcctCCTAGGGTCTCctatattaaataataagaataaaactaAGAATTACTCTATTGTCCATGACAAGAAAACCAGTTTTGTTTTGTCATCAACATATTATGGTTTGGAAACATGAAACCGGTGAGGCTgctttgggggtggggggggtgcTTAATAGATGTGAGTAGTTTTTCAACAAAAACAGTTTACTCAGGCACCTGATTTTCTTTTGCGATCACTATATTTAGTACTGGCTTCACCTTTTAGCGCCTCTTACTTGCAATCCATAGTCACGTTCATAAAAGCGTCGCTTATTGGCTTCCCAATTGGCACAGTTGCCTAATGTTTAATCTTGTAATAAGGAGAATTATTGCTACACTTTGTTAATAGAAACAGAGATTTAAAGTTTTGAAATTGAAgtttttttacttcctgtttctaaccggtacatttgtgtttattatgcAGACCACAGAGAGCATTGATGTCTTCTCATTTGGTCACTTGTTGTATGAAATGACCTATGGCCGGCCTCCTGATGTTGTTCCTGTGGATCAGTATCCTTCTGTGCCCTACACTTCAGTCGGTcagttaggaaaaaaaaaattctgtgatTAAGTCAATATCTACACGTGTGCTGTAAGTCTGGTGATGACCTCCCTGTATTTCTCTCAGTTTCTGTCCTGCAGTCTATCCTGTCCACTGAGGCATGTAAAACAGGGATGCCCACAGTTTCTCAACTCTTACAGACACCGTAAGCAGCAATCCAGTGTATTGCGACTGTTGTGTACTTGTCAATGGAAAATgactgtgatttatttattttttgccctcACAGACTCTTCAGTGATGTGCTTCTATACAACACAGAAAAAGCTCAGTTTAAggtatttgtacttttaatatGCAGAATATAGTTTATAAGTTTTTACCACATCTTGCTTCATTTGTCCAATCTGATTAGTCAGACATTGTTTATTCAAGGAAAATGGACTTAaagcctttatttaaaaaaaatagatattacagaacaatgaaattcttttcaTCACATATCCCAGCTGGTTGGGATGTTTGGGTCATTGCTTAGGGTCAGCCATTAgacggcacccctggagcaaaaAGGGTTAAATGCCATGCTCAAGGGTCCAACTGAGTGAGCCTGCCAGTGCAGGGGCTTGAGAACCTGACCTTCCAAACAATATTTCAGTGCTCGGGTTTGAACCTCTGACCTATGAATTAGAAACCCAGTTCTGG includes these proteins:
- the pxk gene encoding PX domain-containing protein kinase-like protein isoform X2, whose translation is MAVMEKPAARKLLLDDTVSLTAVIEASQNLQSHTEYIIRVQRGVSTENSWTVIRRYSDFDMLNNSLLISGLNLPLPPKKLIGNMDREFIAERQKGLQAYLNFLTQHHILSSCEIVKKFLDTNNYSANYTEIALQQVSMYFRSDLIWEVVEPLKDMGWRLRKRYFLVKNKEQPKERQVLSWVDFGPDKFLSDKDLQSMMKLIPSLSHPYICPVTYGSTIESSAVVIRIFNEKGTLRDHICKVKPKEAFLKKYCNPKKIQGLELLQIRMYGRQILEALKFLHDKGFPYGHLHASNVLIEDSTCKLLDIENSILGLPSYYRPYVTQFRKINTTESIDVFSFGHLLYEMTYGRPPDVVPVDQYPSVPYTSVVSVLQSILSTEACKTGMPTVSQLLQTPLFSDVLLYNTEKAQFKITSKLKEALKLSKECLEKRLQEEQRAVQQHRRLTRAQSHHGSEEEKRKRKILARKKSRQSAYENEEDFSIKYNNNSGSGASSPPTCPSSPTPPPAPVEHAPY
- the pxk gene encoding PX domain-containing protein kinase-like protein isoform X3 produces the protein MAVMEKPAARKLLLDDTVSLTAVIEASQNLQSHTEYIIRVQRGVSTENSWTVIRRYSDFDMLNNSLLISGLNLPLPPKKLIGNMDREFIAERQKGLQAYLNFLTQHHILSSCEIVKKFLDTNNYSANYTEIALQQVSMYFRSDLIWEVVEPLKDMGWRLRKRYFLVKNKEQPKERQVLSWVDFGPDKFLSDKDLQSMMKLIPSLSHPYICPVTYGSTIESSAVVIRIFNEKGTLRDHICKVKPKEAFLKKYCNPKKIQGLELLQIRMYGRQILEALKFLHDKGFPYGHLHASNVLIEDSTCKLLDIENSILGLPSYYRPYVTQFRKINTTESIDVFSFGHLLYEMTYGRPPDVVPVDQYPSVPYTSVVSVLQSILSTEACKTGMPTVSQLLQTPLFSDVLLYNTEKAQFKITSKLKEALKLSKECLEKRLQEEQRAVQQHRRLTRAQSHHGSEEEKRKRKILARKKSRQSAYENEEDFSIKYNNNSGSGASSPPTCPSSPTPPPAPEHAPY